AGCATCCTGATAGGCTGATTGGTCACCGATTTTGACTGCATTAGCGACCATTTGAAGTAAATCTTCAATCATTTTGAAGGTGAAATAATCTGCATAGTCTGGATTGCGTTGGCCCATAATGCGGCTATTTTCCATAGACTTGCGGTTGTTATCAGGATTAGGAGTGGTACTGAGGGAGCCTTGACGCGAACGGTAAATATACAGTTTTTCGGGAACCGTTGTGATAGTGTTAGCAGCAATCATCAACTCGAAATAGATACCTTCACCCATACCCGATAGAAAACGAAAGTTCGTTTGGTCAATCAGTGTTCGAGCGACCATGCGAGCCGTGGGTTGTGTATTGTGATAGATGTCTTGCAGCCTTGCTTTCCCATAGATTGGCTTGTGCCAAACAGTTTTTTCGCGTCCATCAGATGAGAGAGTACCTGTGTCGCACAATACTAAATCAGCCTGATCTTTCTTGGCTTGCTGATAGAGTTTTTCAAACATATCTACCTTGACCAAGTCGTCTGAATCGACAAAGGCAACGAATTCGCCACTAGAAATATCTATGCCTTTATTGCGAGCATCGCCGACCCCCACATTTTCAGGCAGGTCAATCACAGTAACACGACTATCTTCTTGTTGATACGTTTTTAAAATCTCTAAAGAACGGTCTGTTGAACAATCATTGACCAAAATCAGTTCAATATCCTTCAAACTTTGTTGGAGAATGGATTGGATACATTCCGCGATATATTGTTCCGTATTGTAAACGGGTACGATAATAGAAACTTTAGGCGCTACCATATTTTACCTATTCCTTTCTGTCCTGCTACTATTATAGCACAGAGAAGTCTTTTATCCTTGGTTGGGCACTTTTAAAGTGGGGAATTTGGGTTCGAGAATATCTATTATTTCTATTTTTGAAATCGAGGTGTTATAATATGGTGTTAGTAAATATTATCAGACGAAGGA
The sequence above is a segment of the Streptococcus suis genome. Coding sequences within it:
- a CDS encoding glycosyltransferase → MVAPKVSIIVPVYNTEQYIAECIQSILQQSLKDIELILVNDCSTDRSLEILKTYQQEDSRVTVIDLPENVGVGDARNKGIDISSGEFVAFVDSDDLVKVDMFEKLYQQAKKDQADLVLCDTGTLSSDGREKTVWHKPIYGKARLQDIYHNTQPTARMVARTLIDQTNFRFLSGMGEGIYFELMIAANTITTVPEKLYIYRSRQGSLSTTPNPDNNRKSMENSRIMGQRNPDYADYFTFKMIEDLLQMVANAVKIGDQSAYQDAVTELAKLNFKQNPFIPTFYKREYSWHRYYLKVYLLPANYYLGRMISLLLFR